A genomic region of ANME-2 cluster archaeon contains the following coding sequences:
- a CDS encoding cupin domain-containing protein, translating to MDIQLIDFEKEVLKLESPRRPHDMVFVDDSLLRAVLCQGEGKWYVHDYDEFFLHHKGGVVIESDNSTIELKPGTGILVPAGVRHRTNSEDEGVFLVFRHQKTACTLA from the coding sequence ATGGATATACAGCTCATTGATTTTGAAAAAGAGGTACTTAAATTAGAATCCCCGCGCCGCCCTCATGATATGGTATTTGTGGACGACTCGCTGCTGCGCGCCGTGCTGTGCCAGGGCGAGGGGAAATGGTACGTCCACGACTATGACGAGTTCTTCCTTCACCATAAAGGTGGCGTGGTCATCGAATCAGACAATTCAACGATTGAGCTGAAACCCGGCACAGGCATACTTGTCCCTGCTGGAGTGCGGCACAGGACCAACTCAGAGGACGAGGGCGTGTTCCTGGTATTCAGACATCAAAAGACGGCCTGCACACTGGCATAA